One region of Limnospira fusiformis SAG 85.79 genomic DNA includes:
- a CDS encoding Ig-like domain-containing protein, whose amino-acid sequence MTGVNIPTTLALISRRVIPGNSLLNTNNIELIFPADPIPGKFQTFGGTIGDTMTGANGELLFIPEQPVLQAVSIATSSIVYLEQTDSGLQSLTGQVGETLPGGGGEILFRPEGFEFPEPEPAPTPAPTPAPTPAPTPAPDPEPAPDPEPAPDPEPAPDPEPEIITIQGSGVGTEGNDTILGSDFNDAIDGVGGNNIIFGLGGDDFIRGGDGADSINGNDGNDTIYGGDGDDCIRGGQGNDLIFGEGGNDLLFGDKDADILFGVSGNNTMYGGQGNDSLIGGENDDLMFGDKGSDTLVAGGGNNTLYGGADNDFLFGGTGNDLLFGDDGNDELVGGKGNDTIFGGPGDDIIFGGDGNDILRGGKGNDRLFGDEGNDLLEGGRGVDTLTGGGGRNIFVVGLVVSASEGGGSVITGTTGGASPELADLITDFQAGVDKIGLTGGLTFADIEIRRGEGANIRNTLLIDRNTGDFLAVLLNVDPAMLDETDFLIDPDGPLVDPEPEPEPEPGPEPEPEPEPEPEPEPEPEPEPEPGPDPEPEPDPEPEPSPTPTPTPSPEPTPTPPVPTPPPVPTPTPTPTPTPTPTPTPTPSDGIEAGNDTLSVAQNSSLNVNNSTLLENDSPSRPGDILTITDLPSTTSEGGTIERTNSSFIYTPPRDFVGVDSFVYTVRDSAGQTATATVFINVELVNEPPVIDLNSAAPGNDFSTDFTEGDSPVRIGALGSISISDPDGDDIVSATVTITNPANGEEEGLSITGLLSPNITADAYDPNTGVLLLTGTAPPVAYEDAISRIFYNNTSLAPGTSDRLITVILSDGIEDSNPANSIIRITAINNPPENTVPEPQETDGETPLVFSEENNNSISIADPDAGSSPVEVSLVATNGILTVGTNTEGVQINGSDTDTLTLTGVIDSLNRVLDGLTFTPTEGFNAQNGQLEITTNDLGNTGEGGPLTATDTITIETLNRPPVAEDDQVDALLNTAINIPGETLLANDSDPDGDVLTIIEVANANNGTVELDPEAGDVLFTPDSDFLGEASFEYTISDGRSGTDTATVTVLVKSLPTAVDDENNTLANQILSVESSEGVLANDFDLDGDPLTVVAFDGRSAQGATVQVNPDGSYTFDPRNANALLALREEQEIVDTFTYTIEDIDGNQATATVRITVTGVNEPPVAVDDSNSILANTVLTVNAAQGVLVNDTDPEGGLLEVVGFDSNSSRGATVTVNSNGSYTYNPTAVESFIALRSGATLEDTFTYTVADDMGSTATATVTITVTGVNEPPSNNVPETQATNTDTPLVFSTETDNAITIADPDAGDDPLVVTIVATNGTVTPGENTEAVEVTGENTETLTLTGTLSAINQALEGLTFTPLPEFLNENGSLEITTNDQGGGDPDNPLTATDTITIETLNRPPVAEDDQVDALLNTAINIPGETLLANDSDPDGDVLTIIEVANANNGTVELDPEAGDVLFTPDSDFLGEASFEYTISDGRSGTDTATVTVLVKSLPTAVDDENNTLANQILSVESSEGVLANDFDLDGDPLTVVAFDGRSAQGATVQVNPDGSYTFDPRNANALLALREEQEIVDTFTYTIEDIDGNQATATVRITVTGVNEPPVAVDDSNSILANTVLTVNAPRGVLSNDTDPEGGPLEVVDFDSNSSRGATVTVNPNGSYTFDPREVESFIALQEGETLEDTFTYTVADDMGLTATATVTITVTGVNELPVVDLSPDDSGTLNFATTFTEKEPPVLIASGDGVRITDPDNDSLVGATVRITNLLDGDFEELAVNTGDTDITANYNQTTGVLTLSGENSLSVYEEVLATVTYINRSLDPNTSDRIIEVVVNDGRDDNNPLAVSTISVVAVNDPPVIDLDTTNSVVGGNNFATTFERGGEPVAIASNNVSITDPDNTTIQSATITLTNPINGEDEGLSVIGGLPGGITAETYNPETGVLSLSGSASLANYQTAISRVFYNNTLNRPDTTNRIVIVVVNDGSDDSNEPRTTIDILLINRPPVAVDYGPVYTNARTQFSFNPVSNDTDPDEDPLTLESIRGTSDFALVTTSGNLINYTRLTNDTLTDEFSYFINDGQGGTATAMISVEWLPRPTDDPQTVTGGEFSDFLTGGAGNDTLIGLGGNDTLSGLGGNDSLVGGLGSDCLVGGTGNNIFAYETPDDGGGTAFNADSTGSIDEQIGTGLYDTIADFTGLGDAEGDAIALSSDLIPNTDRILLTVQTDISSNVLNGNNLFAYDDGSHTYIIYDGDGDNTTGDDSQILARLQNITGITELSPDDFLIF is encoded by the coding sequence ATGACTGGTGTTAATATCCCTACCACCCTCGCTCTCATCTCTCGCCGAGTTATTCCTGGTAATAGTCTACTAAACACTAATAATATTGAATTAATTTTTCCGGCTGACCCCATTCCTGGTAAATTTCAAACCTTTGGGGGGACTATCGGGGATACCATGACCGGAGCCAATGGGGAACTCTTATTTATTCCTGAACAACCGGTTTTACAAGCTGTTTCGATCGCTACCAGTTCCATTGTTTATCTTGAACAAACTGACTCAGGCTTGCAAAGTCTCACAGGACAAGTCGGAGAAACTTTACCTGGTGGTGGCGGGGAAATTCTCTTTCGACCAGAGGGTTTTGAGTTTCCCGAACCGGAACCCGCACCAACTCCCGCACCAACTCCCGCACCAACTCCCGCACCAACTCCCGCACCCGACCCAGAACCCGCACCCGACCCAGAACCCGCACCCGACCCAGAACCCGCACCCGACCCAGAACCAGAAATCATCACCATACAAGGTTCAGGAGTTGGTACAGAGGGAAACGATACCATTCTGGGTAGTGATTTTAATGATGCGATCGATGGTGTAGGTGGTAATAACATCATTTTCGGTTTAGGGGGAGATGACTTTATCCGAGGGGGTGATGGTGCAGACTCCATTAATGGCAATGACGGTAATGATACCATCTATGGTGGCGACGGAGATGATTGTATCCGGGGTGGTCAGGGTAATGATTTAATTTTTGGTGAAGGTGGGAATGACCTGTTATTCGGTGATAAAGATGCTGATATCCTCTTCGGTGTCTCTGGTAATAACACCATGTATGGAGGTCAAGGTAATGACAGCCTCATAGGGGGTGAAAATGACGACCTGATGTTTGGCGATAAGGGTAGCGATACATTAGTAGCTGGTGGTGGCAATAATACCCTTTATGGTGGCGCTGATAATGATTTCCTGTTTGGTGGGACTGGTAACGATTTACTCTTTGGTGATGATGGTAATGATGAACTCGTTGGTGGTAAGGGGAATGATACTATCTTTGGCGGTCCCGGTGACGACATAATTTTTGGCGGTGATGGTAATGATATATTAAGAGGCGGAAAGGGTAACGATCGCCTCTTTGGAGATGAAGGTAATGATTTACTAGAAGGCGGTCGTGGTGTTGATACCCTCACTGGTGGTGGTGGTAGAAATATATTTGTTGTTGGCTTAGTTGTCAGTGCGTCTGAAGGTGGTGGTAGTGTAATTACAGGTACCACTGGCGGCGCTTCCCCAGAATTAGCAGATTTGATCACCGACTTTCAAGCTGGTGTTGACAAAATTGGATTAACCGGAGGACTCACCTTTGCGGATATTGAAATTCGTCGTGGTGAAGGTGCCAATATCAGAAATACATTGCTCATAGACCGCAATACCGGAGACTTTTTAGCAGTTTTATTAAATGTAGATCCAGCCATGCTGGACGAAACAGATTTTCTCATCGACCCAGACGGACCTTTAGTAGATCCTGAACCTGAACCTGAACCTGAACCCGGACCTGAACCTGAACCCGAACCTGAACCTGAACCTGAACCCGAACCCGAACCCGAACCCGAACCTGAACCCGGACCCGACCCAGAACCCGAACCCGACCCAGAGCCAGAACCTAGTCCGACTCCGACTCCGACTCCTAGTCCTGAACCGACTCCCACTCCTCCTGTTCCCACTCCTCCCCCGGTTCCCACGCCAACCCCGACCCCGACTCCGACTCCGACCCCGACTCCGACTCCGACTCCTTCTGATGGTATTGAAGCCGGAAATGATACCCTTAGTGTGGCACAGAACAGTTCATTAAACGTTAATAATTCCACTCTGTTAGAGAATGATAGTCCGTCAAGACCAGGGGATATTCTCACCATCACAGATCTACCATCAACCACCAGCGAAGGTGGCACAATCGAGCGGACTAATTCATCTTTTATCTATACACCACCCAGGGATTTTGTGGGGGTAGATAGTTTCGTTTATACGGTGCGAGATAGTGCTGGTCAAACTGCTACTGCTACAGTTTTCATTAATGTAGAGTTAGTTAATGAGCCTCCTGTTATTGACCTCAATTCTGCCGCACCTGGGAACGATTTTAGCACCGACTTTACCGAAGGAGATTCTCCTGTCCGTATTGGCGCACTGGGTAGTATTAGCATTAGCGACCCAGATGGTGATGATATAGTTTCAGCCACTGTTACTATTACCAACCCCGCCAATGGAGAGGAAGAAGGTTTATCAATTACCGGGCTTTTATCTCCCAATATTACCGCCGATGCTTATGACCCAAATACGGGGGTTTTACTACTCACTGGAACTGCGCCTCCCGTAGCTTATGAAGATGCCATTTCCCGAATATTTTATAATAACACATCCCTAGCACCAGGGACAAGCGATCGCCTAATTACCGTCATCCTTAGTGATGGCATTGAAGACAGTAATCCCGCCAATTCTATCATTAGGATTACCGCCATTAATAACCCCCCGGAAAATACAGTTCCCGAACCACAAGAAACCGATGGAGAAACCCCCTTAGTATTCAGTGAAGAGAACAACAATTCCATTAGTATTGCCGACCCTGATGCTGGTAGTAGCCCAGTAGAAGTTAGCCTAGTTGCCACCAACGGCATTTTAACAGTCGGCACCAATACAGAAGGGGTGCAAATTAACGGCAGCGACACCGACACCCTAACCCTTACAGGTGTAATAGATTCACTTAACCGCGTCCTAGATGGTTTAACCTTTACCCCCACCGAGGGATTTAATGCCCAAAACGGACAGTTAGAAATTACCACCAACGACCTCGGAAACACCGGAGAAGGCGGTCCTTTAACGGCTACAGATACCATCACCATTGAAACCCTAAACCGACCACCCGTCGCGGAAGATGATCAGGTTGATGCTTTACTAAATACTGCCATAAACATCCCTGGGGAAACTTTACTAGCTAATGATAGCGACCCTGATGGTGATGTTCTGACCATCATAGAAGTGGCTAATGCTAATAACGGTACAGTAGAACTAGACCCAGAAGCCGGTGATGTGTTATTTACCCCGGACTCGGACTTTCTCGGAGAAGCTAGTTTTGAGTACACCATTAGTGATGGACGTTCAGGTACTGACACAGCCACAGTGACGGTGCTGGTAAAATCTCTCCCTACGGCTGTTGATGACGAGAATAACACCCTTGCTAACCAAATTTTGAGTGTTGAGTCATCGGAGGGAGTTCTCGCCAATGACTTCGATTTAGACGGGGATCCGTTAACGGTTGTGGCTTTTGATGGCAGGAGCGCTCAGGGTGCTACAGTACAAGTTAATCCCGATGGTAGTTATACATTCGACCCCAGAAATGCTAATGCTTTATTGGCGTTGCGGGAAGAACAGGAGATAGTTGATACTTTCACGTACACTATCGAGGATATTGATGGTAATCAGGCTACGGCTACCGTCCGCATTACTGTAACTGGAGTTAATGAACCTCCTGTTGCTGTCGATGATAGCAATAGTATCCTGGCGAATACAGTCTTAACTGTAAATGCGGCTCAAGGAGTTTTGGTTAATGATACCGACCCGGAAGGGGGTCTGTTAGAGGTGGTTGGTTTTGACTCTAATAGTTCTCGGGGTGCTACAGTTACCGTTAATTCTAATGGTAGCTACACCTACAACCCAACCGCAGTAGAATCATTTATAGCATTGCGGTCTGGTGCCACCTTAGAAGATACCTTCACCTATACAGTAGCTGATGATATGGGTAGTACAGCCACCGCTACTGTCACCATTACTGTCACCGGGGTTAATGAACCACCCAGTAACAACGTACCAGAAACCCAAGCCACTAATACTGATACACCGCTGGTATTTAGCACAGAAACTGATAATGCTATTACCATTGCTGACCCAGACGCGGGGGATGACCCGTTAGTGGTGACTATAGTGGCGACCAATGGGACAGTTACCCCAGGGGAAAATACCGAAGCGGTGGAAGTTACTGGCGAAAACACGGAAACTCTCACCTTGACTGGTACTCTCTCAGCTATTAACCAAGCCTTAGAAGGGTTAACATTTACCCCATTACCAGAGTTTCTCAACGAAAATGGTAGCTTGGAAATTACGACTAATGACCAAGGTGGTGGAGATCCTGATAATCCTTTAACGGCTACAGATACCATCACCATTGAAACCCTAAACCGACCACCCGTCGCGGAAGATGATCAGGTTGATGCTTTACTAAATACTGCCATAAACATCCCTGGGGAAACTTTACTAGCTAATGATAGCGACCCTGATGGTGATGTTCTGACCATCATAGAAGTGGCTAATGCTAATAACGGTACAGTAGAACTAGACCCAGAAGCCGGTGATGTGTTATTTACCCCGGACTCGGACTTTCTCGGAGAAGCTAGTTTTGAGTACACCATTAGTGATGGACGTTCAGGTACTGACACAGCCACAGTGACGGTGCTGGTAAAATCTCTCCCTACGGCTGTTGATGACGAGAATAACACCCTTGCTAACCAAATTTTGAGTGTTGAGTCATCGGAGGGAGTTCTCGCCAATGACTTCGATTTAGACGGGGATCCGTTAACAGTTGTGGCTTTTGATGGCAGGAGCGCTCAGGGTGCTACAGTACAAGTTAATCCCGATGGTAGTTATACATTCGACCCCAGAAATGCTAATGCTTTATTGGCGTTGCGGGAAGAACAGGAGATAGTTGATACTTTCACGTACACTATCGAGGATATTGATGGTAATCAGGCTACGGCTACCGTCCGCATTACTGTAACTGGAGTTAATGAACCTCCTGTTGCTGTCGATGATAGCAATAGTATCCTGGCGAATACAGTCTTAACTGTAAATGCGCCTAGAGGTGTGCTGAGTAATGATACAGACCCGGAAGGGGGTCCGTTAGAGGTGGTTGATTTTGACTCTAATAGTTCTCGGGGTGCTACAGTTACGGTTAATCCTAATGGTAGCTACACCTTTGACCCAAGGGAGGTAGAATCATTTATAGCATTGCAGGAAGGGGAAACTTTAGAAGATACGTTTACTTACACAGTAGCTGATGATATGGGTCTTACAGCCACGGCTACCGTCACCATTACTGTCACCGGGGTTAATGAACTTCCTGTTGTGGATCTGAGTCCTGATGATTCGGGAACCCTTAATTTTGCCACTACTTTCACCGAAAAAGAGCCACCAGTTTTGATCGCTTCTGGTGATGGTGTTAGGATTACCGACCCTGATAATGATAGCCTAGTGGGCGCTACTGTCAGGATTACTAATCTGTTAGATGGGGATTTTGAGGAATTAGCAGTTAATACGGGTGATACCGATATTACGGCTAATTATAATCAAACTACGGGGGTGTTAACACTCTCTGGGGAAAATTCCCTGAGTGTTTACGAAGAGGTTTTGGCAACGGTAACATATATAAATCGTTCCCTCGATCCAAATACAAGCGATCGCATTATTGAAGTCGTGGTAAATGATGGCAGGGATGATAATAACCCCCTAGCTGTTAGCACTATTTCTGTCGTGGCGGTTAATGACCCCCCTGTAATTGATTTAGATACCACTAACAGTGTCGTCGGCGGTAACAACTTCGCTACTACCTTTGAAAGGGGAGGAGAGCCAGTGGCGATCGCTTCTAATAATGTCAGCATTACCGACCCAGATAATACTACCATCCAATCCGCAACTATTACTCTGACCAATCCCATCAATGGGGAAGATGAGGGTTTATCCGTCATTGGCGGACTTCCGGGGGGTATCACTGCCGAAACCTATAATCCCGAAACGGGGGTTCTTAGCCTCTCTGGTAGTGCCTCTTTAGCCAACTATCAAACAGCTATTTCCCGCGTGTTTTACAACAATACCTTAAATCGTCCTGACACTACAAACCGCATAGTAATAGTGGTTGTGAATGATGGCAGTGATGACAGTAATGAACCTCGGACAACTATTGATATCCTGCTTATAAATCGGCCTCCGGTGGCTGTGGATTATGGTCCAGTTTACACCAACGCTAGAACTCAATTCTCCTTTAACCCCGTTTCTAATGATACCGATCCAGATGAAGATCCGCTTACCTTAGAAAGTATCAGAGGCACGTCTGACTTCGCACTGGTAACTACTAGCGGGAATTTAATCAATTATACTCGACTTACTAATGACACACTAACTGATGAGTTCTCCTATTTCATTAATGATGGACAGGGTGGAACCGCCACCGCTATGATTAGCGTTGAATGGCTACCCCGACCTACTGATGATCCACAAACAGTTACAGGGGGTGAATTTAGCGACTTTTTGACTGGTGGCGCTGGTAATGATACCCTAATTGGTCTAGGGGGTAATGATACCTTATCGGGATTGGGTGGTAATGATAGCCTAGTTGGTGGTTTGGGGAGTGATTGCTTGGTCGGTGGTACTGGTAATAACATTTTTGCCTATGAAACCCCTGATGATGGTGGCGGCACCGCATTTAATGCTGATAGTACAGGTAGTATTGATGAACAAATTGGCACCGGGTTATATGATACGATCGCCGATTTCACAGGTCTGGGAGATGCCGAAGGAGATGCGATCGCTTTATCTAGTGATTTGATTCCCAATACTGACCGCATTCTCCTAACCGTTCAAACTGATATTTCATCTAATGTCTTGAATGGAAATAATCTGTTTGCTTATGATGATGGTAGCCATACTTACATCATTTATGATGGTGATGGTGATAATACTACCGGGGACGACTCCCAGATTTTAGCCAGACTCCAAAATATCACAGGGATAACCGAGTTATCACCCGATGATTTTCTGATTTTTTAG
- a CDS encoding Ig-like domain-containing protein, producing the protein MTSSTIPTAPAQLALRVSPGDQILSLNQVVLIFPAEPIPNRFETFPGSITNILPASNGLGDTLLGEGGVTLFVPDEPGFEATIQGSSETVIVVRAGGQDQGFLTVLNREPGRLQSRADGSFVFIPDDAGDPEPDPGTDPSPDPGTDPGTDPEPEPRENQPPIANDVFVTTTQGQDTFFDVLFNDTDPDGDTLSVQNFSSTANGALIFNGAGIFTYRPNPDFFGTDGFSYNVTDGTDSDLAQVVISVQPTDLPQIIEGIGQGTTGDDSIIGSSGDDVISGLAGNDTIFGLAGNDLLQGGEGDDLLFGNQGNDTLDGGPGNDTAYGGQGDDLMIGGDGNDLLFGNLGNDTLLGGPGADSMYGGDGNDCIRGGIGNDLIFGDKGNDILWGDDGNDTIYGGEGDDLIFGNDGADLLFGGVGNDTIFGGPGNDTIIGGEGDDQIAGEVGDDLLFGGPGADTLTGGSGSDTFAIAEGSGGGSVEEANVINDFTGGTDKIGLLGNLTFEQLSITQSEENAGNAIIRNGSDGEFLAVLIGVNSNNLTASDFVPVVGLDIGIPTPPTPTPPTPPTPPTPPTPPTPTPTPPTPTPTPPVPPLPPPPPPINLPPNAVDDRVRRAVNQPVTFDVLANDSDPEGEPIRVIEFTMTTGGDLIQSPADPRGGTFTYTPNPGFVEPETFTYTITDGSGNTAQATVFIQVNQPPELVVNRGIILLPTQQQTITVNNLFAEDPDNLPTEVFYEVLREPQAGIMQRLGTTSTDRIRTGDRFSQESINTGAIIYTSGRESGVDDLVFRLTDSVATLPQQIFSISVVDDFIQGTDEDDNIEGTALSEYIQGFGGNDTLVGVGGRNILDGGPGNDSIVGGSGNDVIDGGEGNDTLLGNEGNDSIFGGPGNDSIIGGSGINSLFGEGGDDTIIGGDDGNLLSGGVGNDSLTGGTGNDTIFGGDGNDTIITERGDNQLFGDDGNDLIFGGIGRDLIQGGPGNDTLIAGSGNNTIFGGLGNDSIVGGEGDDTLFGGEGNDTIDGIGGDNSIFGGAGNDSIIAGPGNDTVFAGPGNDQVFGGDGNDLIFGDSGNDTIFGGSGDDTISGGAGSDLLTGNSGNNVFYYLNPGEGVDIITDFKQPGNDRFLIVSGENNFDGLVPTVGTAAAPLQSAIISALGSEGTDISGRQLIIFQDTFDNIQAVNAALKNQRGSDGGSALFLYRNNLTYPGFQGNYILGFDPDLSDDSLPAFDLAILQSIDPSTDNISTILGSNDFIII; encoded by the coding sequence ATGACCAGTTCAACCATTCCCACCGCCCCCGCTCAACTTGCGTTGCGAGTATCTCCTGGAGATCAAATTCTCAGCCTCAACCAAGTTGTCCTCATCTTTCCCGCCGAACCAATACCCAACAGATTTGAAACCTTCCCTGGGTCCATCACCAACATATTACCCGCCTCCAACGGCTTAGGGGATACCCTACTCGGAGAGGGAGGAGTCACACTATTTGTTCCCGATGAGCCAGGCTTTGAAGCTACAATTCAAGGTAGCAGTGAAACCGTAATAGTAGTTAGAGCCGGCGGACAAGACCAAGGATTCCTCACCGTTCTAAATCGAGAACCCGGTAGACTCCAAAGCCGTGCAGACGGCTCCTTTGTCTTTATCCCTGACGATGCAGGAGACCCAGAGCCAGACCCAGGGACTGACCCATCACCAGATCCAGGAACTGACCCAGGAACTGACCCAGAACCAGAACCCAGGGAAAATCAACCCCCCATAGCCAACGATGTTTTTGTCACCACCACCCAGGGACAAGACACCTTTTTTGATGTACTCTTCAACGACACAGACCCAGACGGAGATACCCTCAGCGTTCAAAACTTCAGCAGCACCGCCAACGGAGCCCTAATCTTTAACGGTGCGGGAATCTTCACCTATCGACCCAACCCAGACTTTTTTGGTACTGATGGCTTTAGTTACAATGTCACCGACGGGACAGACTCCGACCTAGCGCAAGTGGTGATCTCAGTTCAACCTACCGACCTTCCCCAAATTATCGAAGGAATAGGTCAAGGAACTACCGGAGATGACTCGATTATCGGCTCATCAGGAGATGATGTCATCAGTGGTTTAGCTGGAAACGATACCATCTTCGGTTTGGCAGGAAACGACCTCCTACAAGGTGGGGAAGGCGATGACCTACTATTCGGCAACCAAGGGAACGATACCCTAGACGGTGGACCGGGTAATGATACCGCCTATGGAGGTCAGGGAGATGACCTGATGATTGGTGGGGATGGTAATGACTTACTATTCGGCAACCTCGGCAACGATACCCTATTGGGGGGACCTGGGGCAGATTCTATGTATGGCGGGGACGGCAACGACTGCATTCGGGGTGGTATTGGGAATGACTTGATTTTTGGCGACAAGGGTAATGATATCCTCTGGGGAGATGACGGCAACGACACGATTTATGGTGGCGAGGGAGATGATTTAATCTTCGGTAATGATGGTGCTGATCTATTATTTGGAGGAGTTGGAAACGATACCATTTTTGGTGGACCAGGAAACGATACTATCATCGGCGGCGAAGGTGATGATCAAATTGCTGGAGAAGTGGGAGATGATTTATTATTTGGAGGTCCCGGAGCCGATACCCTAACAGGTGGTTCCGGTAGTGATACCTTTGCGATCGCCGAAGGTAGTGGAGGCGGTAGCGTAGAAGAAGCTAATGTCATTAATGACTTCACTGGTGGGACTGATAAAATTGGTTTGTTGGGGAACCTCACCTTTGAACAACTCAGCATTACCCAAAGCGAGGAAAACGCCGGGAATGCTATTATCCGTAATGGTAGTGATGGAGAGTTCCTAGCAGTTCTCATTGGGGTTAACAGCAATAACTTAACCGCCTCCGATTTTGTCCCCGTCGTCGGCTTGGACATCGGCATACCCACACCACCCACACCGACACCACCGACACCACCGACACCACCGACACCACCGACACCACCGACACCCACACCGACACCACCGACACCCACACCGACCCCTCCTGTACCTCCACTTCCGCCACCCCCACCCCCTATCAACTTGCCACCTAACGCAGTTGATGACCGGGTGAGACGAGCAGTGAACCAACCAGTGACCTTTGACGTACTCGCCAATGATAGCGACCCAGAAGGGGAACCTATTAGGGTGATTGAATTTACCATGACCACTGGGGGGGACTTAATCCAAAGTCCTGCTGACCCCAGAGGCGGAACATTTACTTATACTCCTAATCCTGGCTTTGTAGAGCCGGAAACCTTTACCTATACCATAACTGATGGTAGTGGTAACACTGCTCAAGCCACTGTATTTATACAGGTTAATCAACCGCCAGAATTAGTAGTTAATCGCGGGATTATCCTACTGCCAACTCAGCAACAAACCATCACAGTTAATAACCTATTTGCCGAAGACCCAGACAATCTTCCGACTGAGGTATTTTATGAGGTATTAAGAGAGCCTCAAGCTGGTATTATGCAGAGATTGGGGACTACTTCCACCGATCGCATCAGAACTGGCGATCGATTCAGCCAAGAAAGCATTAATACTGGTGCTATTATCTATACCTCTGGTAGAGAGTCTGGCGTAGATGATTTAGTATTCCGACTCACAGATAGTGTGGCCACCTTACCCCAGCAAATCTTTAGTATCTCAGTCGTGGATGACTTCATTCAGGGAACTGATGAAGATGACAACATAGAGGGTACCGCCTTGAGTGAGTACATTCAAGGATTTGGTGGTAATGATACCCTCGTGGGTGTTGGCGGTCGAAATATCCTCGATGGAGGTCCGGGAAATGACTCCATAGTGGGGGGAAGTGGTAATGATGTCATTGATGGTGGAGAAGGAAACGATACCCTATTGGGTAACGAAGGTAACGACTCCATCTTTGGTGGACCCGGTAACGATTCCATCATTGGCGGTAGCGGAATTAACAGTCTATTTGGAGAAGGTGGAGACGATACCATTATCGGCGGTGATGATGGTAATTTACTCAGTGGTGGTGTTGGTAATGACTCCCTCACTGGTGGCACAGGTAACGATACCATTTTTGGTGGTGATGGTAATGACACCATAATTACTGAGCGAGGCGATAACCAATTATTTGGAGATGACGGTAACGATTTAATCTTCGGTGGAATTGGTCGAGATCTCATTCAAGGCGGACCAGGCAATGATACCCTAATTGCTGGCTCTGGTAATAACACCATTTTTGGTGGACTGGGTAACGATTCTATCGTTGGCGGCGAGGGAGATGACACCCTGTTTGGTGGTGAAGGTAACGACACCATTGATGGAATTGGCGGTGATAACAGCATCTTTGGCGGCGCTGGGAATGATTCGATTATAGCCGGACCCGGTAATGATACCGTATTTGCTGGACCAGGTAATGATCAGGTCTTTGGTGGTGATGGTAACGACCTCATCTTCGGAGACAGTGGCAATGATACCATCTTTGGTGGCAGTGGAGATGATACCATATCTGGGGGAGCAGGTTCTGACCTACTCACAGGAAATTCCGGTAACAATGTCTTCTACTACCTCAACCCCGGCGAGGGAGTCGATATCATCACTGATTTTAAACAACCAGGAAACGATCGCTTCTTAATTGTATCTGGAGAAAACAATTTTGATGGCTTAGTTCCCACCGTTGGCACCGCCGCCGCACCCCTCCAAAGTGCTATCATTAGCGCTCTAGGCTCCGAAGGTACCGACATTAGCGGACGACAATTAATTATCTTCCAAGACACCTTTGATAATATTCAAGCCGTTAACGCCGCGCTCAAAAATCAAAGGGGTTCAGATGGCGGTTCCGCTTTGTTCCTCTACCGGAATAACCTCACCTATCCAGGTTTCCAAGGTAACTATATTCTCGGTTTTGACCCGGACTTATCTGATGATAGTTTACCCGCCTTTGACCTGGCTATTCTGCAATCAATTGATCCTTCGACCGATAACATTAGTACCATTCTCGGCTCTAATGATTTCATCATCATCTAG
- a CDS encoding CDP-archaeol synthase, whose product MTRTDILSMLTWDLLNLMWIACGLFVAGVLEAFLWKTPPFQLLNFPVQKEWFGENKKWRGLISLPLTFMVSVFGFQFLESLAGINPDFPIHFQDFKAVEFGLLTGLVFNLSELPNSYIKRRLNIAPGEEANIITYLFDHIDSTYGVLILWYFYFHFPLHFISVGLIATPLLFMGATWLRKRLGLK is encoded by the coding sequence ATGACAAGAACTGATATATTATCAATGCTAACCTGGGACTTACTGAATTTGATGTGGATAGCCTGCGGGTTATTTGTGGCAGGAGTTTTAGAAGCATTCTTATGGAAAACTCCACCGTTTCAATTATTAAACTTCCCGGTGCAAAAAGAATGGTTTGGCGAAAACAAAAAATGGCGGGGTCTCATTAGTCTACCCCTCACTTTTATGGTGAGTGTATTCGGGTTTCAATTCCTAGAATCATTGGCGGGAATTAACCCGGATTTTCCTATCCATTTCCAAGACTTTAAGGCGGTTGAATTTGGGTTGCTAACCGGGTTGGTATTTAACCTGTCAGAATTGCCCAACTCTTATATCAAACGTCGGCTAAATATTGCCCCGGGAGAAGAAGCGAATATCATTACTTATCTGTTTGACCATATAGACTCGACCTATGGAGTTCTGATTTTATGGTATTTTTACTTCCACTTTCCCCTACATTTTATCAGTGTGGGTTTAATCGCCACTCCCTTATTATTTATGGGTGCAACTTGGCTACGAAAAAGGTTAGGGTTGAAGTAA